One genomic window of Scylla paramamosain isolate STU-SP2022 chromosome 20, ASM3559412v1, whole genome shotgun sequence includes the following:
- the LOC135110648 gene encoding cytosol aminopeptidase-like isoform X2, whose product MAFVRTSKIFLRPHALSQIRSVRFCGTSERKAGVIVGVYSHETENTFTDAAAHINNQSSGNLVRLMQYGDSLKAGKSRVLYGVSEEFPVVAVVGLGEQNLSYDPIEERDESKEAIRTAVAAGYRSLDGLGLKSIQVDPCGDGEAAAEGALLAAFKYQDLKSKKKESPSVTCLSQNDQGWTRGATFAEGQNIARRLMETPANILTPTNFAQEAVNCLEGLGVEVMPRTYEWAKERNMNAFLSVTRGSGEPPVFLELTYRGKRFTDEKPLAIVGKGVTFDTGGISLKPSSNMDKMRADMGGAACTVGSIFIAAALGLPINIKGFIPLCENMPGSIATKPGDVVVASNGKTIQIDNTDAEGRLILADALHYASQHSPRAMINMATLTGAMVVSLGSGATGVFCNSKAVWEAMHKAGTVTGDRVWKMPLWKHYSSQVTDFGLADVHNLGKHSKDAGSILAAAFLQEFVSCDHWMHMDIAGVMENKDEVSYLGKGMSGRPTRTVATFAELIASGQTGL is encoded by the exons ATGGCTTTTGTGAGGACCAGCAAGATATTCCTCAGGCCTCACGCCTTGTCGCAAATAAGGAGTGTGCGGTTCTGTGGCACCAGCGAGAGGAAG gCTGGAGTTATAGTAGGGGTTTACAGTCATGAGACAGAAAATACCTTCACTGATGCTGCCGCTCATATCAACAATCAGTCATCTGGCAATCTCGTCCGTCTGATGCAGTA TGGTGATTCCCTGAAGGCTGGGAAGAGTCGAGTACTGTATGGAGTGTCTGAAGAATTTcctgtggtggcagtggtgggccTTGGAGAGCAGAATTTGTCTTATGATCCCATAGAGGAACGGGATGAAAGCAAAGAAGCTATTCGAACTGCTGTGGCAG ctGGTTATCGTTCCCTGGATGGGTTGGGACTGAAGAGCATTCAAGTTGACCCATGTGGGGATGGAGAAGCAGCGGCTGAAGGAGCTCTCTTGGCAGCTTTCAAGTATCAGGATCtcaaaagcaagaaaaaggagTCTCCGTCAGTTACTTGTTTAAGCCAAAATGACCAAGG ATGGACTCGTGGAGCAACGTTTGCTGAGGGACAGAACATCGCTCGGCGACTCATGGAAACTCCTGCCAATATTCTCACCCCAACTAACTTTGCACAA GAAGCAGTCAATTGCTTGGAAGGTCTTGGAGTGGAGGTGATGCCAAGGACTTATGAATGGGCAAAGGAGAGGAACATGAATGCTTTCCTGTCTGTGACTCGAGGTTCAGGGGAGCCTCCTGTCTTCCTGGAGCTGACGTATCGAGGGAAGAGGTTCACTGATGAAAAGCCTTTGGCCATTGTTG GAAAGGGAGTAACATTTGACACAGGTGGCATCTCGTTGAAGCCATCATCAAACATGGACAAGATGAGAGCAGACATGGGTGGTGCTGCCTGCACTGTTGGCTCAATCTTCATTGCTGCGGCACTGGGTCTTCCTATCAATATTAAAG GTTTCATACCATTGTGTGAGAACATGCCAGGGAGCATTGCAACAAAACCTGGAGATGTTGTGGTTGCTTCAAATGGCAAGACCATCCAGATTGACAACACAGATGCTGAGGGAAGACTGATCCTGGCTGATGCTCTCCATTATGCCTCACAGCACTCACCCAGAGCAATGATCAACATGGCCACCCTTACTG GTGCAATGGTTGTGTCACTTGGTAGTGGGGCAACAGGAGTCTTTTGCAACAGCAAGGCTGTATGGGAAGCCATGCATAAGGCAGGGACTGTCACAGGAGACAGGGTGTGGAAAATGCCTCTTTGGAAGCATTATTCAAGCCAGGTCACAG ATTTTGGTCTTGCTGATGTGCACAACTTGGGCAAACACTCAAAGGATGCCGGCTCTATTCTTGCTGCAGCTTTCCTCCAG GAATTTGTCAGCTGTGACCACTGGATGCACATGGACATTGCTGGAGTGATGGAGAACAAAGATGAAGTGTCATACCTGGGCAAGGGAATGAGTGGCCGTCCCACCAGAACTGTGGCAACCTTTGCCGAACTTATAGCATCAGGGCAGACTGGCTTGTAA
- the LOC135110648 gene encoding cytosol aminopeptidase-like isoform X3: MAFVRTSKIFLRPHALSQIRSVRFCGTSERKAGVIVGVYSHETENTFTDAAAHINNQSSGNLVRLMQYGDSLKAGKSRVLYGVSEEFPVVAVVGLGEQNLSYDPIEERDESKEAIRTAVAAGYRSLDGLGLKSIQVDPCGDGEAAAEGALLAAFKYQDLKSKKKESPSVTCLSQNDQGWTRGATFAEGQNIARRLMETPANILTPTNFAQEAVNCLEGLGVEVMPRTYEWAKERNMNAFLSVTRGSGEPPVFLELTYRGKRFTDEKPLAIVGKGVTFDTGGISLKPSSNMDKMRADMGGAACTVGSIFIAAALGLPINIKGFIPLCENMPGSIATKPGDVVVASNGKTIQIDNTDAEGRLILADALHYASQHSPRAMINMATLTGAMVVSLGSGATGVFCNSKAVWEAMHKAGTVTGDRVWKMPLWKHYSSQVTDSWLADVNNQGKHKPAGGSCTAASFLKEFVSCDHWMHMDIAGVMENKDEVSYLGKGMSGRPTRTVATFAELIASGQTGL; this comes from the exons ATGGCTTTTGTGAGGACCAGCAAGATATTCCTCAGGCCTCACGCCTTGTCGCAAATAAGGAGTGTGCGGTTCTGTGGCACCAGCGAGAGGAAG gCTGGAGTTATAGTAGGGGTTTACAGTCATGAGACAGAAAATACCTTCACTGATGCTGCCGCTCATATCAACAATCAGTCATCTGGCAATCTCGTCCGTCTGATGCAGTA TGGTGATTCCCTGAAGGCTGGGAAGAGTCGAGTACTGTATGGAGTGTCTGAAGAATTTcctgtggtggcagtggtgggccTTGGAGAGCAGAATTTGTCTTATGATCCCATAGAGGAACGGGATGAAAGCAAAGAAGCTATTCGAACTGCTGTGGCAG ctGGTTATCGTTCCCTGGATGGGTTGGGACTGAAGAGCATTCAAGTTGACCCATGTGGGGATGGAGAAGCAGCGGCTGAAGGAGCTCTCTTGGCAGCTTTCAAGTATCAGGATCtcaaaagcaagaaaaaggagTCTCCGTCAGTTACTTGTTTAAGCCAAAATGACCAAGG ATGGACTCGTGGAGCAACGTTTGCTGAGGGACAGAACATCGCTCGGCGACTCATGGAAACTCCTGCCAATATTCTCACCCCAACTAACTTTGCACAA GAAGCAGTCAATTGCTTGGAAGGTCTTGGAGTGGAGGTGATGCCAAGGACTTATGAATGGGCAAAGGAGAGGAACATGAATGCTTTCCTGTCTGTGACTCGAGGTTCAGGGGAGCCTCCTGTCTTCCTGGAGCTGACGTATCGAGGGAAGAGGTTCACTGATGAAAAGCCTTTGGCCATTGTTG GAAAGGGAGTAACATTTGACACAGGTGGCATCTCGTTGAAGCCATCATCAAACATGGACAAGATGAGAGCAGACATGGGTGGTGCTGCCTGCACTGTTGGCTCAATCTTCATTGCTGCGGCACTGGGTCTTCCTATCAATATTAAAG GTTTCATACCATTGTGTGAGAACATGCCAGGGAGCATTGCAACAAAACCTGGAGATGTTGTGGTTGCTTCAAATGGCAAGACCATCCAGATTGACAACACAGATGCTGAGGGAAGACTGATCCTGGCTGATGCTCTCCATTATGCCTCACAGCACTCACCCAGAGCAATGATCAACATGGCCACCCTTACTG GTGCAATGGTTGTGTCACTTGGTAGTGGGGCAACAGGAGTCTTTTGCAACAGCAAGGCTGTATGGGAAGCCATGCATAAGGCAGGGACTGTCACAGGAGACAGGGTGTGGAAAATGCCTCTTTGGAAGCATTATTCAAGCCAGGTCACAG ACAGTTGGTTAGCTGATGTGAACAACCAGGGGAAACATAAGCCAGCAGGGGGGTCTTGTACAGCTGCAAGTTTCTTGAAG GAATTTGTCAGCTGTGACCACTGGATGCACATGGACATTGCTGGAGTGATGGAGAACAAAGATGAAGTGTCATACCTGGGCAAGGGAATGAGTGGCCGTCCCACCAGAACTGTGGCAACCTTTGCCGAACTTATAGCATCAGGGCAGACTGGCTTGTAA
- the LOC135110648 gene encoding E3 ubiquitin-protein ligase COP1-like isoform X1 has protein sequence MASNETRLEGTSTRVNGRGVKRANPIVLNGLEGTAEEKNSDYLCPVCLDLISEAHMTKCGHTFCHRCLVNSIESNKRCPKCSFTVESVDHIFPNHTVNQQVLKQRRKADLHAAFTKKNNVAALSELRNNLSFETSSLGLSDITHIISILQEKKEQLEAASLQNKFLLMKDFLFTLKKQKEEQMSSISRELKLISHDLSCVETNLDPSSPFKSLSSTLSQGGSVSNSSGIFLTDGESPGTSNGPQEPQSPSEEGFNVPLFSQACPESSTVHAKRKRMHLHFEELVERYFSMRVPGFSDSGMDEEEDQGLDQFGECISRFTQYSAMRPLATINYNCDMFNQSSNIASSIEFDKDSEYFAVAGLTKKIRIFDYGTVIRDTVDLHYPCSEMICSSKISCVSWSNYMKNFLASSDYDGTVTVWDAFTAQRLHVFQEHEKRCWNVDFNKMDTKLIASGSDDHKVKLWSLDNERSITSLEAKANVCCVQFNPSSRYHLAFGSADHCVHYYDLRNMKEEVRVFKGHRKAVSYVKFVSSEDIVSASTDSLLKIWNVNKSHCVRSLQGHINEKNFVGLATDGEYVACGSENNSLYVYYKGMSKKLFSLKFDQKKWVLDQEQKEEESTEFVSAVCWRRGSNIIAAGNSKGIIKILQMV, from the coding sequence ATGGCATCCAATGAAACACGGCTGGAAGGCACAAGTACAAGAGTGAACGGCCGGGGAGTTAAGCGTGCTAACCCTATTGTATTAAATGGCTTGGAAGGGACTGCAGAGGAGAAAAACTCAGATTATCTCTGTCCAGTGTGCCTGGATCTTATATCAGAAGCTCACATGACAAAATGCGGGCACACATTTTGCCACAGGTGTTTAGTTAACAGCATAGAATCAAATAAGAGATGTCCCAAATGCAGTTTTACTGTTGAAAGTGTTGATCACATATTCCCAAACCACACTGTGAATCAGCAAGTACTGAAACAACGTCGCAAGGCTGATCTACATGCAGCATtcacaaaaaagaataatgtgGCAGCCCTCAGTGAACTCAGGAATAATCTAAGCTTTGAAACTTCCTCCCTAGGACTAAGTGATATTACTCATATAATAagtatattacaagaaaagaaagaacagttaGAAGCAGCATCATTGCAAAATAAGtttttattaatgaaagacTTCTTATTTACTCttaaaaaacagaaggaagaacagatgtCTTCTATAAGTAGAGAATTAAAGCTTATATCACATGATCTCTCTTGTGTAGAGACCAATCTTgacccttcatctcctttcaaaAGTTTATCCAGCACATTATCCCAGGGAGGAAGTGTTTCAAATTCAAGTGGTATTTTCCTTACTGATGGAGAATCCCCTGGAACATCCAATGGACCCCAAGAACCTCAAAGTCCTTCAGAGGAAGGCTTTAATGTTCCCCTGTTCAGCCAGGCCTGCCCAGAGAGTTCCACAGTTCATGCTAAACGAAAGAGAATGCATCTCCACTTTGAGGAGCTGGTGGAGAGGTACTTCAGCATGCGGGTCCCTGGCTTCAGTGATTCTGgcatggatgaggaggaggatcaagggCTTGACCAGTTTGGGGAATGCATCTCCAGATTTACTCAATACAGTGCCATGCGTCCATTAGCCACAATCAATTACAATTGCGATATGTTTAACCAGTCCAGTAATATTGCTTCCAGTATTGAATTTGACAAGGATAGTGAGTATTTTGCTGTTGCTGGACTCACAAAGAAAATTCGCATCTTTGACTATGGCACAGTGATCAGAGACACTGTGGATTTACATTATCCATGTTCTGAAATGATCTGCAGTTCAAAAATTAGTTGTGTGAGCTGGAGCAACTACATGAAAAACTTCTTGGCTAGTAGCGACTATGATGGTACAGTGACAGTGTGGGATGCCTTTACTGCCCAAAGACTCCATGTCTTCCAGGAACATGAAAAGAGGTGCTGGAATGTAGATTTTAATAAGATGGACACCAAACTGATAGCCTCAGGTAGTGATGACCACAAAGTGAAGCTGTGGTCATTGGACAATGAGAGATCCATCACATCATTGGAAGCCAAAGcaaatgtgtgttgtgtgcagtTCAATCCCTCCAGCAGATACCACCTTGCATTTGGGTCAGCTGATCACTGTGTGCACTATTACGACCTCCGCAAcatgaaagaggaagtgagagtgtTTAAGGGACACCGGAAAGCTGTGTCGTACGTTAAGTTTGTGTCAAGTGAGGACATTGTCTCAGCCTCAACGGACAGTCTGTTGAAGATTTGGAACGTCAACAAGTCTCACTGTGTACGTTCCCTTCAAGGACACATAAATGAGAAAAACTTTGTTGGCTTAGCCACAGATGGAGAATATGTGGCTTGTGGGTCTGAAAACAATTCACTCTATGTGTATTATAAAGGGATGTCTAAGAAGTTGTTTAGTTTGAAATTTGATCAGAAGAAGTGGGTTCTTGATCAggaacaaaaagaggaggaatccACAGAGTTTGTTTCTGCCGTTTGTTGGAGGAGAGGGTCTAACATCATAGCAGCAGGGAATAGCAAGGGTATAATAAAGATATTGCAGATGGTATAA
- the LOC135110654 gene encoding swi5-dependent recombination DNA repair protein 1 homolog, with product MSSDAVKRPQSMGTPNSSQSEEPQPKMPRRSLVEGDVSQRIKEIQIRVQEKKEVLRKLNLAKTYRTKWETQDLSAVTDQWLEVCQMALEDLRARLKEGLPGDTDQPELTLKTLVSSLGIDPELVQLDEEEDCFIT from the coding sequence ATGTCTTCAGATGCAGTAAAGAGACCACAGAGCATGGGGACGCCTAATAGCTCCCAGAGTGAGGAGCCACAGCCCAAGATGCCACGGAGGTCACTAGTGGAGGGAGATGTGTCACAGAGGATTAAGGAGATACAGATCAGagtacaggaaaaaaaggaagtgttgCGCAAACTTAACTTGGCCAAGACCTACCGCACCAAGTGGGAGACACAGGATCTCAGCGCTGTGACTGACCAGTGGCTTGAGGTGTGTCAGATGGCTTTGGAGGACCTGCGAGCAAGACTGAAGGAAGGTTTGCCTGGGGATACAGACCAGCCAGAACTTACCTTAAAGACTTTGGTGAGCAGTCTTGGCATTGACCCAGAGCTGGTGCAacttgatgaggaggaggactgctTCATCACGTAG